ATGGGGGGAATATCCCGATGAGGTAAGAATCATCTCGCCGAAAGACGAGGGAATAGTAATTATCGCGTACTACGGGGAGATAAAAAAGGACTCTACCGAGGACGAAGAATACCTGAGGCTCGAACAGAAGGTAAAGAAAGCGTTCGATATCTCGCTGTCAAACAACTCCTCTGTCGGCATCAAAACCAAGTCGAAAGTAAAAATCAACGGGATGGCAGCCTACATAATCAGCGGATATCTCTATCAGAACAGCGGATACGAGGATATGACCGCCGCCGGGTTTGTTACCGGTAAGGGGATGGGCGCGGTTATTGTGTCCATCTATCAGCAGGATTCCGCGAAATTCAAAAAGGATATCGATAAAATTATAAAAAGCGTTAAAAAGATGAAATGACCGCGAACCGGGCAACCTGCCGGATCGGCTCGCAATGGAGTATTGATATTCTATTACTCACATTATAAAGGGGAAAACAATGACCCCGAAGGAAATCGCGAAGGCTATTTTTCATGGTTTTTCCTGCAAAAATGGAATAGTCAGGTAAGCAGTTCAGAAATACGCTCGATTACATAATCGGCGTCCTTCCGGCGCGCGTCAATCGCCTCCGGCCAAATTTCACGGATAACCCCTGCCATCATAATAGCGGAAATCCCGGTATCCTTCGCGCCCCGCAATTCATCGGAACCGCCGTCCCCGATAAACACCGCATCCTCCGCGCGCGTATGGAGAAGATCGAGGGTATAAAGGTATATCTCGCGGTCGGGCTTCATCATTCCGACGTCGCAGGAAAATACGGTGGCGTCGAAATAGTCGCGGATAGGGGAATCGTTCCATCCCGCGGCCTCGGATACGTCGGCGTTACTGATCAGCGCGATTGTTTTACCGGACTGCTTCAACGCGCGGAGGGTTTCCCGTACTTCATGGGGGATGTTGACAAGCGCGCTCCTGAATCGTTCGATGCGTGCCTCGACCGCCTCTTCGATCAGTAATTCCGGGATTGCGGGGTCGATTGCATGCGCCATCTTTTCTACGAACGAGTACGGGTCTTTATCGAACCCCTTGAGACGATCCGTCGATTTGTCCAGCAGCTGCTCGTTCCATGCCTCCCGGCTCACCCCGAGGCGGTCCGATGTGAACGGTAATCCCGACCAGAGAGATTCCGGCGGGGTAAGCGTATGAAATAGATCGAATAGAAGTACCTTTTTCGTCCTGATAAACTCGGCCGGGTTATTCGCTGGCATATTTCATCTCCGATGGATTTTTAAAATCAACAATGGGATAAGTATAGTATCATTTCATCTCTCCATTGTCAAATATCCGGGGGAGGTTATTCCCGATAGTTGCGTTCTCCGCGCGGATAGGGTAAAATAAGATTTGTTCAGGCAATTATCTATATCAGGGAGGTCATGTTGCGTTTTATTATCATACTGCTTATCGGGTTAATCATGCCGTGCCTGATCTCCGCGCAGGACTCGGGGGCGGATTACGCGGAGGTGTTCGGCGCCGTTCGGTCGCAGTTCGATTCCGCCGAGAACGCGGAACCCGCCGATTATGAAACACTTCTTCCATTGACGCAGAAGCTCTCTCAACTGATCGCCGGACTGAAGGCGGATACTTCCCTGCAAACCGACCCGCGTTACGAAATACTCGCGCAGGCTGAGAAACTGCTCGCCGCGATGAACGCGAAACGGGTGACCGGAAAGCCCGGGTGGGAGTTTGTCGTCAACGGCGGATTTTCACTGACCGGCGGTAACTCCGAGCTCCTGAACCTGACCGGCGGGCTGAAGCTCGGTAAGAGTCTGCTATGGGTCAACGATATATCGCTCAACATCAATTTCGACTACCGGCTCGATCAGGACGAGGTCACCTACCGGAAATGGACGGCGTTCCTGCGTTACGGGCATTCCATCACCCGCGAGCTCTATCTTTTCGCGCAGGGCAACTACCGTTCCGATTTCGCGTCGGCGGTCGATAACGGGATGAAGTTCTACGGCGGGGCGGGGTACTGGTTCTTCGATATCCCGTCGCCGAAACTCCAGCTCGGGATCGAGGCCGGCGGCGGATGGTACAAGGACTATTACACGGGCGGCGCGACGGAAAGCCATTTTATCCTGAACGGGCGTTTGTGGTTCTTCTGGAATTTCGCGGAGGGTGTCGCGTTCAGGCAGGATATCGACTTCAACCCGAACGCCGACGATTTCACGAAGTTCAGCTTTGTCCTGAAAAGTATGACGGGGCTGGATTTTAAGATTAACGCGCACCTGTCGCTCGCGCTCGACCTGAGTATCCGTTACACGACCGATCCCCAGCCGGGGATTAAGAATACCGACTACTCCCACACGACGAAGCTGGTGTTTCGCCTGTAGGGGCAAGCGCTCGTGCCTCGACTGGCTCGGCATGACGCTGTTAGTCACCCTGAGCGATGCATGTATTCCCGCAGGGGATGCGGAAGAGGAAATAATCATTTTTTATCGGTAGTCTGTAAATAACGGTCGAGCTGGTTCGCGAACGCCTGACGGTCTTTCTGGCTGAACGGCGCGGGGCCGCCGGTATGGATTTCCTGATCGCGGAGCTCGCTCATCAGGTCGCGCATCGCGAGAGCCTGTTTGACGTTCTCCCGTGTGTAGAGCGTCCCGCGCGGATTGAGCGCGACCCCGCCCTTTTCCACCGCGCGCGCCGCGAGCGGGATATCCGCCGTGACAATCAGATCGCCCGGCTGGGTCATCTCCACAATCCGGTGGTCTGCCTCGTCTGGGCCGGACGCCACCACCTCGCAGGAGATCAGGGGGCTTTTCGGGTGACCGAGGGGCTGATTGGCGACCAGTATCAGAGATGCCCCGACCCGTTCCGACGCGCGGTAGAGGATTTCCTTGACCGCGACCGGCAACGCGTCTGCGTCGGCGAGTATCCGTATCATGTATATATGCTCCTAAATTTAAGCTAAAAATTATTTATTTGTAATAAGATGCTTAATCCAAGGCATACAAATGAAATGATAATTACTAAGGTGCGCCCCTGTGTTTGGACAGATTTAGGGGCAAGTTAAGTTGAATCTTGCTGTGCTCTTTTCTTACATCAGTCATTCTAAGCCGCCTTTCCGGTTTTGTCAACAGGCGAAAAGTATATCGAAGCCGGCGGCTTATAACCCAGGCTCTGGTGCGGTCTTTCATGGTCGTAGTATCTAAA
This genomic interval from Brevinematales bacterium contains the following:
- a CDS encoding YaiI/YqxD family protein; the encoded protein is MRILADADALPVAVKEILYRASERVGASLILVANQPLGHPKSPLISCEVVASGPDEADHRIVEMTQPGDLIVTADIPLAARAVEKGGVALNPRGTLYTRENVKQALAMRDLMSELRDQEIHTGGPAPFSQKDRQAFANQLDRYLQTTDKK
- a CDS encoding DUF481 domain-containing protein, whose protein sequence is MRFIIILLIGLIMPCLISAQDSGADYAEVFGAVRSQFDSAENAEPADYETLLPLTQKLSQLIAGLKADTSLQTDPRYEILAQAEKLLAAMNAKRVTGKPGWEFVVNGGFSLTGGNSELLNLTGGLKLGKSLLWVNDISLNINFDYRLDQDEVTYRKWTAFLRYGHSITRELYLFAQGNYRSDFASAVDNGMKFYGGAGYWFFDIPSPKLQLGIEAGGGWYKDYYTGGATESHFILNGRLWFFWNFAEGVAFRQDIDFNPNADDFTKFSFVLKSMTGLDFKINAHLSLALDLSIRYTTDPQPGIKNTDYSHTTKLVFRL
- a CDS encoding HAD family hydrolase yields the protein MPANNPAEFIRTKKVLLFDLFHTLTPPESLWSGLPFTSDRLGVSREAWNEQLLDKSTDRLKGFDKDPYSFVEKMAHAIDPAIPELLIEEAVEARIERFRSALVNIPHEVRETLRALKQSGKTIALISNADVSEAAGWNDSPIRDYFDATVFSCDVGMMKPDREIYLYTLDLLHTRAEDAVFIGDGGSDELRGAKDTGISAIMMAGVIREIWPEAIDARRKDADYVIERISELLT